A part of Macrobrachium nipponense isolate FS-2020 chromosome 26, ASM1510439v2, whole genome shotgun sequence genomic DNA contains:
- the LOC135200055 gene encoding proline-rich protein 36-like encodes MVSSASENHSTMLKMSEEQELPSLSKNTTNTKGTSTAISVIPDKVSEAHRQPSRQAPYNYRKEEEEVTSSSSTSVATSRMLLVTDGSSTSPSNLSVNVDMLKWRLTDTNLLDDIASIMGNEKGETKANPNRSGETSDDSKPKFSKAASEVVETRVLPPGDFGNGIKKPSRIEQGSWASLSPKERLLLRQKLMKDLETSYNVPLPSRIRYRLKKKPSVYTSKKPNLNSRFDVGIPDIYETEVHVTPKYRKKPLESRGAADNNHQHYLPSPAGPSYVPLGALVTPAYGEEESPVTKPYIPLSRSPQAENAAGLVFRPPRRPPGINRRRTEGLLRRPTGRPYYFTTVTDRVSLQAHLQYRRPVSFKFKRTSNNQDYHGDSLTDPTTRVHTTEPYPTPGAPYHETGSSPYHESTTAGYAKPPEKYLPPTNDYVPPKPPHPTTPSYDHTVSKGPHAGVSQKYIPPSKDYETPKSTHPEPVTYTEPPQKYIPPSKEYIPPHATPESYGKPSTAEYQTPSPEYVTPKITLEPVTHYHKEPPQKYIPPNKEYVSPHVDHKPYDQPPSANYELPSKEYVPPKSLRIPILNHKSPHKEYAAPPRKYLPPNKEYGDAPANEKHTGDDYTPPPRKYIPPDKHYLTPQRTPENGHPNRRRRPGKRRRKHRKRPTPPSQQYIPPSKDEYHDTKEPSEYKEPERNYEPPNEEYVPPKAPSVTTSLPASYSTPARTYLPPVQDYKVPHQSHVTPSSQYEPPSNEYIPPLQPTTPAGLYETPVPTYGPPSQNYELPSRDYLLPARPESYDTSLPSWLMSLQGKTPSVAEEKPRPYTANPTPPPGYHPKHSTREEHFPSTHPGHSHSSPGYHAPIPTYAPPDKEYHVPEVTYIPPIHEAPGYLPTSPKPGYHAPEPSYLPSKPGYHAPEPTYAPPKSDHHTVEQEYIPPKVDYPIPTHHSSPRPGYHAPEPTYVPPKVDYHTPEPEYPSHEQGYHYSSPKPGYHAPEPTYAPPHPGYHAPEPTYAPPKPEHPKEAYIPPRRDYEVPEDDFHPPKYVHSTPKPRYPALGLTYIPPKHEFYTPDPSYESHKPGYHAPEPTYAPPKVEYASPEPTYTAPKPGYHEPEQTYLGPKGGQPIASHPDHKLGYHAPEPTYKPPIYEHHHEAGYHAPKPTYKPPDYPVTTLTPTYAPPPRTYVPPVSEYLPPKKDHHTTPAYIPPKSPEDTYVPPKLPEVLIPKTPYAPPPPPPLHLPIDLTYLPPEKEYHAPAPHLPVTPSPVYTSTIAYVPEKEYIPPQTTPAPDYVAPLPPKKAYIPPPAITIEPNHDPPLKIPHVHHVTTYKPNLNAKVQSLQDFSYPGERKVSPHTAFPHLIGNISSTTYSPPVYTPTTFGPGYNDLPPSVKPPVHHPDYVHDLYDDYDDYYYYYDDDDDYYYYDDDDDYYYYYYDDDDYDYALAPAKKPVPHHLVPQLDYDILDNEIYDFGYIAGIPGRAGRDYPILSYIPLTSFGCDLVADYPGYYADMEAGCQVFHICHRSGRQDSFLCPNGTIFNQKYFVCDWWYNFACEDAPFFYPVNAALGHPGVPLHRNAFEPDLEAARKLPPLERNQPRRDHLHLLGHVTAAIPHLVSPSPHHVLTVAPHYS; translated from the exons ATGGTCAGCTCAGCTAGCGAAAACCACTCTACTATGCTAAAGATGAGTGAAGAACAGGAACTGCCCTCCCTGAGCAAAAACACAACCAACACCAAAGGAACATCAACTGCCATTTCAGTAATACCAGACAAGGTCTCTGAGGCGCACCGGCAGCCGTCGAGGCAGGCTCCTTATAACtataggaaagaagaagaagaggtcacGTCCAGTTCCTCGACGTCCGTAGCAACTTCAAGAATGCTCCTGGTTACAGATGGGTCTAGTACATCACCCTCCAACCTCTCCGTGAATGTCGACATGCTTAAATGGCGTCTCACCGACACCAACCTTTTGGATGACATCGCCAGCATCATGGGGAACGAAAAGGGCGAGACAAAAGCAAACCCGAACAGAAGTGGGGAGACAAGTGATGATTCTAAACCAAAGTTCAGCAAAGCAGCTTCGGAG GTGGTCGAAACTAGAGTGTTACCTCCTGGTGATTTTGGCAATGGTATCAAGAAGCCGTCTAGAATCGAGCAG GGTTCCTGGGCATCCCTGTCGCCAAAAGAGAGGCTCCTGCTTCGCCAGAAGTTGATGAAGGATCTGGAGACATCCTACAACGTCCCGCTTCCTTCCAGGATCCGATACCGCCTGAAGAAGAAGCCCTCGGTGTACACGTCGAA GAAGCCGAATTTGAATTCTCGTTTCGATGTTGGGATACCTGACATATACGAAACAGAGGTCCACGTCACTCCCAAGTACCGCAAGAAGCCCCTAGAAAGTCGAGGTGCAGCAGATAACAACCATCAGCACTATCTTCCTAGCCCTGCAGGACCCTCTTATGTACCCTTGGGGGCTCTGGTCACCCCAGCTTACGGCGAGGAGGAATCACCCGTAACAAAGCCTTACATTCCATTAAGCAGGAGTCCTCAAGCTGAAAATGCAGCAGGTCTAGTGTTCCGCCCACCTCGGAGACCACCAGGCATTAACCGTCGACGCACAGAAGGCCTCTTGCGTCGGCCTACTGGAAGGCCGTACTACTTCACGACTGTGACAGACAGAGTGAGCTTGCAAGCTCATCTACAGTATCGACGACCAGTATCTTTCAAGTTCAAAAGGACAAGCAATAATCAAGATTACCATGGCGACTCTCTCACGGATCCAACGACACGCGTGCATACAACAGAGCCTTATCCAACACCTGGGGCTCCTTATCATGAAACAGGAAGCAGCCCTTATCATGAGAGTACTACAGCCGGATATGCAAAGCCACCAGAAAAGTACCTTCCTCCAACAAATGACTATGTTCCACCCAAACCTCCTCATCCAACAACTCCATCATATGATCATACTGTTTCAAAAGGACCTCACGCAGGAGTCtctcagaaatacattcctccaAGCAAAGATTATGAAACTCCTAAAAGTACACACCCAGAGCCTGTAACGTATACAGAACCACCACAGAAATATATTCCCCCAAGTAAGGAATATATACCACCTCATGCCACACCAGAGTCATATGGAAAACCCAGCACTGCAGAATACCAGACACCAAGCCCAGAGTATGTAACTCCAAAAATTACTCTGGAACCTGTTACCCACTATCACAAAGAACCACCTCAGAAATACATCCCACCAAACAAGGAATATGTATCTCCCCATGTTGATCATAAGCCTTATGACCAACCACCATCGGCAAATTATGAGCTTCCTAGCAAAGAGTATGTTCCACCGAAGTCCTTGAGAATTCCAATTTTAAATCACAAATCACCACATAAAGAATATGCTGCACCACCTCGAAAGTATCTCCCACCCAATAAGGAATATGGTGATGCTCCTGCTAATGAAAAGCATACTGGAGATGATTATACACCACCACCAAGAAAATACATACCCCCAGATAAACATTATTTGACACCTCAAAGGACGCCTGAAAATGGCCACCCTAACAGGAGGAGACGTCCAGGAAAAAGACGGCGGAAGCACAGGAAACGTCCAACACCGCCCAGTCAGCAATACATTCCACCAAGTAAAGACGAATATCATGATACCAAGGAACCTTCAGAATATAAAGAACCTGAAAGGAACTACGAACCCCCAAACGAAGAGTACGTTCCTCCCAAAGCACCATCAGTAACCactagcttacctgcatcttatTCTACACCAGCAAGAACTTATTTACCTCCTGTTCAGGATTATAAAGTTCCTCATCAGAGCCATGTAACCCCAAGTTCCCAGTATGAACCTCCATCCAATGAATATATTCCTCCTCTGCAACCAACAACTCCAGCAGGACTTTATGAAACTCCAGTACCAACATATGGGCCACCATCTCAGAACTATGAACTACCTAGCAGAGATTACTTATTACCAGCTAGACCTGAATCTTATGACACATCACTTCCAAGTTGGCTTATGAGCTTACAAGGTAAGACACCATCTGTAGCGGAAGAAAAACCGAGACCTTACACTGCAAACCCAACCCCACCTCCAGGATATCACCCAAAACATTCCACAAGAGAAGAGCATTTTCCAAGTACCCATCCAGGTCACAGCCATTCTTCACCTGGCTATCATGCCCCTATACCTACTTATGCACCTCCAGATAAAGAATATCATGTCCCTGAGGTCACATACATACCTCCTATCCATGAAGCACCAGGTTATTTACCCACATCTCCAAAGCCTGGATACCATGCACCAGAACCAAGCTATTTACCATCCAAACCAGGATATCATGCTCCTGAACCTACTTATGCACCTCCAAAATCTGACCATCACACTGTTGAGCAAGAATACATTCCCCCCAAAGTTGATTACCCAATCCCTACTCATCACTCTTCTCCAAGACCCGGCTATCATGCTCCTGAACCAACATATGTCCCACCCAAGGTTGATTACCATACCCCTGAACCAGAGTATCCTTCTCATGAGCAAGGTTATCACTATTCATCACCAAAACCAGGTTACCATGCTCCTGAACCAACATACGCTCCTCCTCATCCAGGTTACCATGCCCCAGAGCCAACATATGCCCCTCCCAAGCCAGAACATCCCAAGGAAGCTTACATTCCACCAAGGCGTGACTATGAGGTTCCTGAAGATGATTTTCATCCTCCAAAGTATGTGCATTCAACACCCAAACCAAGATACCCTGCTCTAGGTCTTACATATATCCCTCCAAAACATGAATTTTACACTCCTGATCCATCTTACGAATCGCACAAACCAGGATACCATGCTCCTGAGCCTACGTATGCACCCCCTAAAGTTGAATATGCTTCCCCAGAGCCTACATACACAGCACCAAAGCCTGGATATCATGAGCCGGAGCAGACTTATCTAGGTCCTAAAGGAGGTCAACCCATTGCATCTCATCCTGACCATAAACTTGGGTACCATGCCCCAGAGCCTACCTATAAGCCCCCTATTTATGAACACCACCATGAAGCTGGATACCATGCTCCCAAACCCACATATAAACCACCAGATTATCCTGTTACTACATTAACCCCTACTTACGCACCACCACCGAGGACATACGTACCACCAGTGAGTGAATACTTACCGCCAAAGAAAGATCACCACACGACACCTGCGTATATTCCACCGAAGTCACCTGAAGACACTTATGTTCCTCCTAAGTTACCTGAAGTTTTGATACCCAAGACTCCATAcgcaccccctcctcccccacctcttCATTTACCTATCGACCTAACGTATCTACCCCCAGAAAAAGAATATCACGCGCCTGCGCCCCACTTGCCCGTCACGCCTTCTCCAGTGTATACCTCCACCATAGCGTATGTTCCGGAAAAGGAATACATCCCCCCTCAAACAACTCCAGCTCCAGATTACGTGGCGCCACTCCCTCCAAAGAAGGCGTACATCCCACCACCAGCCATAACCATCGAACCGAACCACGACCCTCCGCTGAAAATTCCTCACGTACACCACGTCACAACCTACAAGCCCAACTTGAACGCCAAAGTGCAGAGTCTGCAGGACTTCAGTTACCCGGGAGAGAGGAAGGTGTCGCCACACACGGCGTTCCCGCACTTAATCGGCAACATATCTTCAACGACCTACTCCCCTCCGGTTTACACCCCAACCACATTCGGCCCCGGGTATAACGACCTTCCGCCAAGCGTCAAACCACCCGTGCACCATCCGGACTACGTCCACGACCTCTACGACGACTATGatgactattactactactatgatgatgatgacgactaCTATTactacgacgacgacgacgattactattactactactacgatGACGACGACTACGACTACGCCTTGGCTCCCGCGAAGAAGCCCGTGCCCCACCATCTCGTCCCCCAATTGGACTACGACATTCTCGACAACGAGATCTACGACTTCGGCTACATCGCCGGGATACCAG GTCGCGCGGGTCGAGACTACCCCATACTCAGCTACATCCCTCTGACCTCTTTCGGATGCGACCTGGTCGCAGATTATCCCGGGTACTACGCAGACATGGAAGCAGGATGTCAG GTTTTCCACATCTGCCACAGAAGTGGCCGACAAGACTCGTTCCTGTGTCCGAACGGGACGATTTTCAACCAGAAGTACTTCGTGTGCGACTGGTGGTACAACTTCGCCTGCGAGGACGCCCCGTTCTTCTACCCTGTGAACGCGGCCCTGGGCCACCCGGGCGTGCCGTTGCACCGCAACGCTTTCGAGCCGGACCTGGAAGCGGCGCGCAAGCTGCCACCTCTGGAACGCAACCAGCCTCGTCGAGATCACCTCCATCTTCTGGGGCACGTCACCGCAGCCATTCCTCATCTAGTCTCGCCGTCGCCTCATCACGTCCTCACTGTTGCTCCTCATTATTCATGA